The sequence ttttggattttaaaccaataaaaattacttacttacttacttacttacaaAACCGTATCCTTGCAGTAGCGAAAACTTTGTTTCctgtatttcaattaaaaactaGACTTCAGTATCTTACCTGCAGTAAGTACAACGTTTCAGGTCATTATGATAATAAAACGAGCACACAAAAATCATAGTTCAGTGTACTACTGGttctttgtcaaggtcattaaacTATCGATCAAACGGTTGGGAGAATTTATAGTATGGAGAATTTTTCAAGATGACACCAAGCGTTATACTACAATTTTAACCGTTTCTTTGTCGTTTTCGAATAAAACCTAAATCGATAACCTCGTAAGCATTTAAATTTTGTCTTTATCTACAAGCAACCGTTATGTGATAAAAGGTTAATGTCTCACAAAGGAAAACCCAATGGCCAATCAAATGTGTTTCTCTGATTCAAATCCCTCCCACttactacaatgtatataaagCAACTGTCGGCCTACTTATTAATTATTTCATACGTATCACTATACAGAGCCCAGATACAGAGTCTGAACACGTTGGATTTAACACGTATTTAAaataaggatatatatatatactacttttagtattttaattcatttggAAGCAACAATTTTTGTGAAGATGACATTCCCTGAAAATTTTGGATTAGATATGGATGCTCAAAggtaaatacatattttgtatcatatgttttttattttatttttttcagctgAACAGTTACACAACTTATTTCGTAACCATATGTTGTCACATGTTTTTTAAGTATTAAGTGCAAGGAATCTGCAAGTTGTATAAGATTTAATATATTTGCATttctgatataaaataaaattgagaatggaataaGCCTTTATTCTGACTTTCAAGCCGTTTCAACTGAAAATGTGTTCTGTTTCCAAGAATTAAGTGTACTATAGGACAattaatataattacaaaaaaaagtatagcAATAGGGCAGATATTTTATAACATAGTGAAAACGTAAGGTGGGGGATAAACATTTGGCATTTACATATCagtttttggaaaaatataTCGATGAAATTGCATCAGACAAACAATATCAAAGTGTACTTTAAACTACTCTGTGACGTCACAGCTATGATGCGTACTGCATATTGAATTTCTCAGTAGTAGGTGTTATTGACAAGTTAACCTATATGTAAACGATTCTTTGTTTTTTCCAGGAATGTAAACAACATTGGAATGGCCCTTAAAACGATTCTGATGAAGGCTAAAGAAGATGGTAGATTAGTCTGCGGGGTCTATGAATGTGCTCAGATACTTCAAGAGTAAGTATAACAATAGTGATTCAAGTTCAAGCATTAATTGTTACTATTGGTTTGGAATCCATCTATTAACGTACTTGTAGGGTTAAGTTTTGTTTACTTGGAGAAATACATGGAGTCGATTTGAAATTCATTTGGAATCTATAGAGCTGTTAATAGGGTAAATGTAaggttaaaattttatatactaaattggagtatttcaatattgatgaaATCGTTTGCACTCATCATCCACTGTTTTTAGTCTTCAAGCAATTCTAGATTTACCTTCTTCACATGTTGAAACATCACCTGTTATGACTGTCAGATTTTGATTTAGCGCCAGGTGATGTCGTGGGGTCGAGACtatgtttttgtcaataataTGACTATATTTTTGGCTTCTGTTTCGTTGACTATACGCCATATCTATTTTTATGCATACCAGATCATTTatatctttcttttgtttttcagaGTACCAGACGACATTGCATTATGTCTCTTGCCTGAAGTAGTTGACACAGATGACGTCACAGCTAACATACAGCATAAACTAGTGGAAGCCTATTGTTGGGAAAACGAAATCGAAGTTGTAAAAGTAAGTTTTCATTGAATAAAAagtttcattcagtttttaaaaagAAGGAAATGTCACAGGAAGTTTTAACAAGAATAACCTCTTTATATGGTCTTACAAGTGCCGAGGAATGATCAGGAAGGAAAACGTCATTTTCCTGCTAAACGCTAATACCagatataaattttgttaaatttaacgTTTGggaatttttcaataaaaaaggCAGTATTTCTTTCAATTTCCGTCTTTTATGCGGAGGCGAGATTGTGCATAGCATTGCTTTCACAGATCAAAAGCTTAATCAATTATTTGTACTTTTCAGGTTGACAACTTCCTAAAAGTGGGGAAGATGGTTCGTACTGACAAAACAGAAGAGGATAATAAAGATGTTGGTTGTGTACTCATACAAAACACAAAGACAGACGAGAAAACAGATGAGAGTGCCAATGATTTCATCAATAACTACTACTCCATGTTGGCTAACCAGACACCAGTTGTAACACTGCCAGATTGAGGGCACATCATATCATCATGTGATTTAGTACCAGGTAAGGTTTACGTTTAGGTCAAAAAGATAAAACGATATACTTACTATTAATTAGTATATCATATTGAACCTTTGAAGTTCGccaataatatttgatatgtaGGTACACgagttttcgatttttttatcGATCAACAAggatttttaattcaaatactaAAACTATTTCCTGCATGTAAAGAAGTGGGTTAATACCTAGAAAAGTATTGgctaattttacaaaattgataagaaTTTACTCAAAACTCTTCCTTATGTGGACTCTAAAAGGAAAATATTCTAATATCATAATCCTTCTTTATTTTTACAGGAAACCAAAACCTGGAAGTTAACCTTAACTGATAAAACCATCATGGAACAAATCAAAGGTCAAAAAGAGGCAACGAGATATCAACGCGACTTGCTGGATTACCGTGCCGAACACCGAGAAGCATGCGACGCACAGTAGAACCCTGTAAACTGTTGCTCAATCCAAATATGGGATCCTTTGTTCTTCCTGTCTTCAATCATGAACTTTGCATTTCTTTGTATTCATGGAAAGTAGTAGAAAGTTCGAACAAGTGACATATGCAGTTACTATTGCGTAATAGTCAAGACATTTATAGAACATTAGTTTAAAAATAGACATtggatttttatttcacatgttatATGTCATAGTCATGTGTTTATAgatacataataaataataaaaaaagaagtttataTTTCTTATCCTTCACTGGTAAAGAGTTTGACAGgggcatattttaatttatctattaatgataatattatgaaaaatatgCCACAATTTAAAGTAGCATCGTATAATGTCAAAGTATCATCATATAATGAAAGTTTTTAACATAAGCCATCTTTACCAGTATAACAAAATCACACCACTCTGTTCATATCAAAACATCTGCaattaatatacaattaatttacaaaataaaatgttaattttacattttcataaagAATTTCGACAAAATGCCTGCaattttcaagaaatatttCCCATGTTGCAATAATATACAGCTGAACCTATTCTCGTCCCTAAAATATTCTGCAGTTACAATTTTACTTAacgaaaattttgtaaatacaattAAGAATTACATAATGGGTAAAAGCACTTTAATATAGTATGTCCGTCAAGAACCAATTGTGGATTTTTCCTTTTCCTCTACAATTTGCTAACCCGACTCGTTAATGGCAAATATTCAGTAACTACATGTTTTACCAATAGTTGTTCAGTTATACTAAAAGTACAAATTTTACTGCACCAGCTGATGCAGTTTGACAATCAATTCcgaaatttatacaaatatttaaacgaCTCAAAACTGTAAGGGCAAAATGTAttgcacagaaaaaaatggataCAATTTTCGATAGATGTGGTCTTTATggaaaactatttaaaaaaaatagtcctTGTCCTGCTCAATGATTAGTTACTTGTTGTTTGCTTAACTTGCCTTCCTGtatacaatatagtttatacatATTTCATATGAGAACCAACAAAGTGTCGTTGGGAGGATTCTTTTACGTGAAGAAGAGGTTGGACTCTCCATACATAGTGAATCGAATGTAATTTCCCAATTGCAACCGAACATGGCTGTGTATATGTGCATCCCGGTCATCCAAACGACATAGGACGGTTATAGTGGCTGCAACTTTGGATGTGGACTGATCAAAGCTAAAAATATAAACGACTTCGATTTACTTTTATTTCGCTTAACTAGTGTACATTATTGTTTAGGGTCCAGCAGCTGAGGACAGCCTCCGGGTGTAGAACTTTCTCTCTGCCATTGGTTGCCTTAAGTTATTTTCTGCTCTTGgatcaggttgttgtctctttgacatatatcCCGATTACAGTCTTTATTCCTTTAAATCTTATACATGTCAATCTAATAAAATGTGTCAAATGAATTCTTTGATCTAATAGAAATGTGTTCAATGAACTTGTCGGTCAGTAACATGCTTATATCACTGCGCTTGAGCATCTCGACATAGACTGCATGTTGATATCAAATGTCTTTTTATTTCGATCGTGAGAAAAGCTATTAATACTGGCCGACCTGTTATTGTAATAAAGTGCAACATTTAAAATGTTGCCAAACAAACTCCGTAATATGTTTGTTTTCCTGGTCGTAAATTCGTTAGGTGTAGATGTTAGATAATCTACTCCAATTGTTTACAGTCCCTTCCTGGTTCTTGGTATATACCGGAACACTCTCCGTATATGATTGGATTAGCTGAAATCAGGATAAGTATATCAAAAAACCTGTTGACATAGTGTTTTACCCCGGAGATGTTTATATCTCTATTATGCTCACTCTATCGTTTACTTAACGTTTGGTTTAAAAGTATATGCTTAATATAATCCTCGTTGACAGTAACaaatataggtaaaaaaagataaacatgaACTCGACTAGAATGACCTTAGGCTTAATATTATTGCTTACATGTTTCTTGTGTCcaagaaatattgttttaaaaggtAAATAATCAATCTTGTCATCATCAAATATCCTTGGAAGGTAATCAAAATACAATTGTATGTGTAGAATGTCTCTTATTAATGAGAACAGTGACATTACCATTTCTTCAATAAGTCGTTGAACTCTGGAGCACTGATCGATATGAACATCAAGTACAATGTAATTTCCGCGAGGCTCTGTTGCTGTGCTACTTTAGACAATCATGAGAGGAACAAAACACAGCTAGCAtgtaaaaacatgttttgaCATCCCTTGTAGAATCACTAGAAACTGTTGTTAAAATAATAGTTGTACAAATTGTTGTTCACGACAGTAAACAAAAGCACATGGAGAcaacagagaccaaatgatgagTAGGTCGCAACtcaaggtcaccgtacgacaaACTTTCACACTAGCTAAAAAGTACACATCCTGGTTTATgaaaaaacaatgaacgaaaaaacaaaaatgtcatcCAACAACCAACAACAACCACAGGCTACTGATAATG is a genomic window of Mytilus trossulus isolate FHL-02 chromosome 1, PNRI_Mtr1.1.1.hap1, whole genome shotgun sequence containing:
- the LOC134713798 gene encoding growth arrest and DNA damage-inducible protein GADD45 gamma-like, with translation MTFPENFGLDMDAQRNVNNIGMALKTILMKAKEDGRLVCGVYECAQILQEVPDDIALCLLPEVVDTDDVTANIQHKLVEAYCWENEIEVVKVDNFLKVGKMVRTDKTEEDNKDVGCVLIQNTKTDEKTDESANDFINNYYSMLANQTPVVTLPD